Below is a genomic region from Patescibacteria group bacterium.
TGCTTGGTGAGAAGGAAAAAAAGGTAGATAAGAAGGCAGTATCCAAACAGTCAGTACAAAAAGAGGTAGCTGTAAAGATAAAAACTCCGGCAGTAAAAAAACGCATTTTACCTAAAAAGCTAAAAGCTTCCGCCAAAGGCGGAAAAACCTCATAAACTGATTTTATGACACACACTGTACATCCATACGCGCATAGGTTGGGAATCATAAGGGACTGGAAGTCTCGTTGGTTTAGCTCTGATCCTAAGCGTTACCGTGAATTTATAAAAACGGATGAAACAATTCGAAAGTATCTTGAAAAACGTCTCAAAAAATTGTATGTATGTTCTGTAGAGATAGAGCGGAGTGATAAGATGCTTCGTGTCATTATAAAGACTTCGCGACCGGGACTCATCATTGGCAGAAGTGGTGAGGGGGCTACAAAACTCAAATTAGATATTGAGAAGAAAATTAACGCACTCAAGCTCTCTGACAACCCAGAACTCAAAATCGATATTGAGGAGGTGCGATCACCAGAATCAAATGCGGCTATTGTGGGGCAAATGGTTGCCGAAGGTCTTGAAAAACGAATGCCATTTAGAAGGGTACTCAAACAGATGGTTGAAAAAGTTATGGCAAATCGGGATGTGCTTGGTGTTCGCATTGCCATTGCTGGGAGACTTGGAGGAGCAGAAATGTCCCGAACTGAACAAATTAAAAAAGGAAGGATTCCACTCCAGACATTTAGAGCTGATATTGATTTTGCTCGTGTAAGGGCACAATTACCATACGGTGTTATTGGAGTTAAGGTATGGATTTACAAAGGGGATATTTTTGAAGATAAAAAGTAATTATGTTATTCCCAAAGAAAGTAAAACATCGAAAATGGCAAACACACCGGAAAAATCCAAAAAAAATTGGAGTTGCTACTCGCGGTATTACGGTTGCATTTGGTTCATATGGACTTAAGGCCTTGACGTACAAACGAGTTCAGTCAAATCAAATTGAAGCCGCACGACGTGTCATTTCTCGCACACTCGGCAAAGTCGGTAAGGTATGGATTCGCATTTTCCCAGATAGACCTGTTACCGCAAAGCCCGCTGAAGTAGGTATGGGGAAAGGAAAGGGAGATCTAAAAGCTTATGTATTTGAGGTACTTCCAGGTCGTGTATTGTTTGAGGTTGATGGAGTGGATGAAAAAATTGCCAGGGAAGCATTGCGAAAAGCTGGAGCAAAACTGCCGCTTAAAACCAAAGTAGTGATGAGGGAAAGATAACATGACTGATATACAGAGCAAAAATGAAAAAGATCTCAAAAAACTTCTTAATGAAAAAAGGGAGTCGCTACGCAATTTCCGTTTTGAGATAGCAGGAAGCAAGATTCGTAATGTAAAAGAAGCGAAAAATACACGAAGAGAAATTGCGCGCATTGAAACAGAATTACATATCCGTCGTACACAGACATAATATATATCATGGCAGACAAAACAACACAAAACACTATCTCCGACAAAGAAAAAAGAAACCCGAAGCGTCTATCGGGAATAGTTGTATCGAACAAAATGAAAGATACAGTGGTGGTTGCTGTGGTGCGATATGTAAAGCATCCGACATATAAAAAATATATAAAGCGCGTCAAAAAATATAAAGCACATGACGCCGGGAACACATTTAACATTGGAGACAAAGTTCGCATAGAAGAGACCAAGCCGATTTCCAAAGACAAATCATTTAGAATTTTAAGGAGCGATGAGCGATAATAAAATTCTTAACCCTCCCAAATTTTTGTACTTATGAACACTATACAAAAAACAGAAAATACTATCTTAAATGTTGTTAAAAAAACAATGGCATTTTGTGCAAAAACTTGGGAGGGTAATGATTTTCTAAATTCGACCTGCTCATTAAGTAAATCATTATGATTCAACCAGAGACAATAGTAAAAGTTACCGATAACTCCGGTGCCAAAACCGCCAGAGTATTTAAAATTCTCGGTGGTTCAAAAAAGCGATATGCTCGTATTGGAGATTTGGTGGTACTCTCGGTCCAGACTGCCGAGCCACGCAAACAAGTTAAGAAAAAAGAAATACACCACGCTGTAGTGGTACGACAGCGCCAACCATTTCGCAGAAAAGATGGATCATATATACGTTTTGATGAAAATGCTGTTGTTATTGTTGAAAAAGGAAAGAAAGAACCGCGCGCTGGAAGAATCTTTGGTCCGATTCCGAGAGAAATCGGGGAATTGGGATATCAAAAAATAGTTTCGTTGGCTCAGGAAATAGTTTAGTAAAATAATGATTATGAACAAAGTGAAGAAGAATATATTTTACTTAACCCTGTTAAATGATTTTTTCAAAGAAAAAATTAACATTTGAAAAAAAGTATATAAAGAATATGTCAAACAAATCATATAGTATAAATACACAACATGTCGATAGAATTGAGAAAACTCAAATGTTATTTAACAGGGTAATGATTTTCTAAATTCGTTACACTCATTAAGTAAATCATTATGAAAATAAAAAAAGGAGACACAATAATGGTCATAGCGGGAACAGACAAAGGCAAAACCGGAAAAGTATTGCGAGCTTTGCCGCGGCGCGATCAGGTAATTATTGAAGGAATAAATATCAAACAACACCATCAAAAAGCTACACGAAGTAGCCAAAAAGGACAAATACTGAAAAAAACTATGCCGATACATATATCCAACGTTCAACTACTTGATCCAAAAGGGAATATTCCAACGAGAATAGGCAAGAAGCTGGTAAACGGAAAATATGTTCGTGTAGCAAAAAAGAGTAACACGATCCTTGATTAGACAACTATGGAATCAGTATTGCAAAAACAGAAAAAAATATTCAGTGCTCTAAAAAATGAGTTTGATTACACTAACCAAATGCAGGCACCTAGGGTTGAAGCGGTTGTTATTTCAACTGGCACAGGAAAAAAAAACACGGACAAGCATGCCATGGGTATTATAGAAGACCGGCTTCTGAAAATCACAGGACAGAAAGCTGCTCCACGCGGAGCAAAAAAATCAATTGCGGCTTTTAAAGTCAGACAAGGTGATGCTATTGGATACCAAGTTACTTTGCGTGGAAAAAGAATGTATGACTTTCTCGAGAAGCTCATATCCATAGCTCTTCCGAGAGCACGTGACTTTAGAGGGTTGTCGGTAGATTCAATTGATGAGATGGGAAATTACACTATCGGTATAAGAGAACACACCATTTTTCCTGAGACATCCGATGAAGATCTCAAAGATGTGTTTGGATTTTCGGTTACTATTGTGACAACAGCCAAAACCAAAAAAGAGGCAAAAGCTCTCCTTATCAATCTCGGGTTTCCGCTTCAAAAAGAGAAACAAGAAATATAACACCTCTGTTTGACATTGGGGGGGCTGATTGTTACTATAATCCCCACAGCTCAGGGAGCTTTTTTATTTGTTTACCCTCCTAAGTTTTTGGCTATGTTTGGCATGAGCCAAACAGGCTGTAATGCTTTGTTTGGGAAGGGGAAACGATATTATTATAATAAAATCTTGGTTTTAGAGTACATACTCTTAGCCTAAAATTTAGAGAGGGTACATGGCAAAAACTTCAACAATTGCACGGTCACAGAAGATTCCGAAATTTAAATCGCGAGTTGTTCGGCGTTGTTTCAAATGCGGAAGAAAACGAGGATATATGCGAGATTTTGACCTTTGTCGCATCTGTTTCAGAGAACTTGCCAACGAAGGACACATTCCTGGAATTACAAAATCATCATGGTAAATGACCCAATAGGAGATTTCATCATACAGCTCAAAAATGCTTCCGCGGTAAAGAAGAAAAATATTATTGTGCCGTATTCAAAATTCAAGTTTGAGGTAGCTCAAAAGCTAGAAAAAGAAGGGTATTTGAAAGCTGTTACAAAACGTGGGAAAAAAGCACGAAAATGTGTTGAAGTTGAAATAGTATATGACAACGACGACGAGTCAAAAATCCACGGAGTTTCTCGAATCTCAAAACCGAGCAGACGCATTTATCAATCAGTTTCGGAAATACGACCGGTCTTACGCGGGAAAGGCAATCTTGTTCTCTCAACTCCGAAGGGAATTTTGACTGGCGCAGAGGCTCGCAAAAAGAGGGTTGGAGGAGAAGTGCTATTTAAAATCTGGTAACCATGTCACGAATAGGAAAACAACCGATTGTCATTCCGGAAAAAACTGAAGTCGCAGTTTCAAACGGCTCTATTAGCGTGAAAGGTCCGCTTGGCGAACTGAGCCGACCGATGAACTCTAATATTGCCGTTGAAGTGAAAGATAAAAAAGTGGTGGTATCTCCACTCAATGACACAATCGAAGCCCGTGCGCTATGGGGAACCTATGCATCACACATTTCAAATATGATTCGTGGTGTCAATGAGGCGTTTGGGAAAAAACTCGTTGTGGAAGGGATTGGTTTTAAAACTGAACTTGAAGGAAATGTGTTAGTGCTTTCGGTTGGCTTTTCCCACAAGGTTCGTTTCCCCATTCCTGATGGGTTATCAGTATCAGTAGAAAAAAATACCATTAGCATCCAAGGCAGTAACAAAGAGTTGGTTGGGCAATTTGCTGCCGAAGTCAGAAGCAGTAAAAAACCAGAACCGTACAAAGGGAAAGGGATACACTATGAGGATGAGGTGGTAAAAAGAAAACAAGGTAAGCGTGCAGTCACATAACATGAATAAGGTAAAAGAAAAATTGCAACGAAGGGCCAGAAGACACGCTCGTGTCAGAGCGAAGATATCCGGTACCGACGCACGACCGCGTTTGTCAGTATTTAAATCAAACAAATATTTCTATGCACAGATTATAAACGACGAAAAAGGCACAACTCTGGTTGGAATGTCTTCCTCTGGTGTAAAAGGAAAAACAATGACCGAAAAAGCAAAAGAAATGGGAGCGCTTTTGGCAAAGAAAGCAAAAGAAAAAAAAATAAAGAGTGTTGTATTTGATAAAGGAGGATTTCTCTACACTGGAAAGATAAAAGCGTTTGCAGATGGCGCAAGAAAAGGCGGATTAAATTTTTAATATATGGAAAAGGCAATTACAAAAGAAGATGTAAAAGAAAAGGTAGTGGATGACAAAAAAACTGATGATAAACAGAAAAATCAGACGACAACTACTCTGAACGAGAAAATGGAGAGGCCGATGGGGAAACACAGGCGAGTGGTAAGACGAAAAGACCGTGTACGATCTGAATTTGACCAAAAAATAATTAGCATCAGAAGGGTAACACGAGTGGTAGCTGGAGGCAGACGATTCAGTTTTTCTGTTGCACTCGTGTCCGGAAACAAAAAAGGATCAGTCGGTGTCGGTATCGGCAAAGCGTCCGATACAGCGCTCGCTATCGAAAAGGCAACGAGGGATGCAAAGAAGCATATGATAAAGGTACAACTCTCGAGTGAGCAACGACTGCCACACGAGACAGAAGCCAAGTACTGTGCCTCAAATGTTATTATTATGCCTGCTCCCAACAGAGGACTCGCTGCAGGCGGTTCGGTACGAAATGTGCTTGAGCTCGCCGGTATTAAAAATGTTACCGCAAAGATTCTTTCACGAAGCAAAAATAGGCTTAACAATGCACGAGCCGCAATAAAAGCGCTTTCAAAACTTCAATTATAGTACTATGCAAAGCAACCAACTACAGAGAGCACATAGCAACAAAAAAAGCGTACGGGTAGGACGTGGAGGTAAGCGTGGCAAAACTTCAGGACGTGGGCATAAAGGGCAAAAAGCACACGGAGGACATGGTATACGTCCTGCTATACGCGATATGATAAAAAAGATTCCCAAGCTTCGCGGTAGAGGAAAAAATATTTTCAGAAGCATTAAAACAAAACCAGCGATAATCAATCTCCACACTATCGAGAGAGTGTTTGATTCTGGCGAAGAAGTATCTCCCAAAACGCTTGTTGGTAGGGGGATGGTAAAAAGAAACAAAGGTAAATTACCATCGGTAAAAATTCTCGGCTTTGGTGAACTCAAAAAGAAAATAGTTGTTTCACGTTGCTTGGTATCCGAAACTGCGCGTGGACATATTGAGAAAGCCGGTGGCAGTATCACATAATAATCGTACAAACAAAAATGTTCGAAGTATTTCTGGAAAAAGTAAAATTGATAATAAAAGATAATACTCTGCGCAGGAGAATTTTGTTTGTGCTTGGGGCACTCATACTTTTTCGATTACTCGCCACGATTCCGATTCCGGGAATTGATGTTATTCGTCTTGAGCAATTTTTCGCAAACAACCAATTTTTAGGACTACTCAACATATTTTCAGGTGGTGGCCTCTCAAATCTCTCCATTGTTATGCTCGGTGTTGCGCCGTACATTACCGCGTCGATTATCATGCAACTCATGACAATTATGTCATCTCGGCTCAAGGCGATGTACCAGGAAGAGGGTGAAGCGGGAAAGAAAAAATTCAGTCAGTACTCACGTTTGCTCACCGTACCACTTGCCTTTGTTCAAGGATTTGCGTTCCTCACTTTACTCAGTCGCCAGGGCATTGTGCCTGATTTGGGATTATTTGGAATGTTGACCAACGTGCTCATTATAGCCGCTGGTTCAATTCTTCTGATGTGGATTGGTGAGCTTATTACCGAATTTGGAATCGGAAACGGAGTTTCACTTATCATTTTTGCCGGTATTGTCTCTGGACTTCCGACAACAGTAAGCCAGCTTATCTTTACCTTTGATATTTCCCAGATCCCACTCTATCTTGGATTTTTTGTAGTGGGACTTCTCATTATTGCGGGAGTTGTAATTGTGACCGAGGCCGAGCGGCCGATACCAATCACCTATGCAAAGCGTGTTCGTGGCATGAAAGTCTATGGTGGTATTTCAACCTACCTGCCACTTCGCGTCAATCAAGCGGGAGTTATTCCAATCATTTTTGCACTCTCAATACTACTGTTTCCACAGATGATACTTCAGTTTCTAGAAAATGTTAACAGCGCGATAATTTCAGCGGTTTCGTCAGTATTTCTTAACATTCTTGCAAATGGCTTTGTGTATTCACTACTGTATTTTGTGCTGGTCTTTA
It encodes:
- the rpsC gene encoding 30S ribosomal protein S3, which codes for MTHTVHPYAHRLGIIRDWKSRWFSSDPKRYREFIKTDETIRKYLEKRLKKLYVCSVEIERSDKMLRVIIKTSRPGLIIGRSGEGATKLKLDIEKKINALKLSDNPELKIDIEEVRSPESNAAIVGQMVAEGLEKRMPFRRVLKQMVEKVMANRDVLGVRIAIAGRLGGAEMSRTEQIKKGRIPLQTFRADIDFARVRAQLPYGVIGVKVWIYKGDIFEDKK
- the rplP gene encoding 50S ribosomal protein L16, which translates into the protein MLFPKKVKHRKWQTHRKNPKKIGVATRGITVAFGSYGLKALTYKRVQSNQIEAARRVISRTLGKVGKVWIRIFPDRPVTAKPAEVGMGKGKGDLKAYVFEVLPGRVLFEVDGVDEKIAREALRKAGAKLPLKTKVVMRER
- the rpmC gene encoding 50S ribosomal protein L29 gives rise to the protein MTDIQSKNEKDLKKLLNEKRESLRNFRFEIAGSKIRNVKEAKNTRREIARIETELHIRRTQT
- the rpsQ gene encoding 30S ribosomal protein S17; protein product: MADKTTQNTISDKEKRNPKRLSGIVVSNKMKDTVVVAVVRYVKHPTYKKYIKRVKKYKAHDAGNTFNIGDKVRIEETKPISKDKSFRILRSDER
- the rplN gene encoding 50S ribosomal protein L14 produces the protein MIQPETIVKVTDNSGAKTARVFKILGGSKKRYARIGDLVVLSVQTAEPRKQVKKKEIHHAVVVRQRQPFRRKDGSYIRFDENAVVIVEKGKKEPRAGRIFGPIPREIGELGYQKIVSLAQEIV
- the rplX gene encoding 50S ribosomal protein L24, with the translated sequence MKIKKGDTIMVIAGTDKGKTGKVLRALPRRDQVIIEGINIKQHHQKATRSSQKGQILKKTMPIHISNVQLLDPKGNIPTRIGKKLVNGKYVRVAKKSNTILD
- the rplE gene encoding 50S ribosomal protein L5, which produces MESVLQKQKKIFSALKNEFDYTNQMQAPRVEAVVISTGTGKKNTDKHAMGIIEDRLLKITGQKAAPRGAKKSIAAFKVRQGDAIGYQVTLRGKRMYDFLEKLISIALPRARDFRGLSVDSIDEMGNYTIGIREHTIFPETSDEDLKDVFGFSVTIVTTAKTKKEAKALLINLGFPLQKEKQEI
- a CDS encoding type Z 30S ribosomal protein S14, whose translation is MAKTSTIARSQKIPKFKSRVVRRCFKCGRKRGYMRDFDLCRICFRELANEGHIPGITKSSW
- the rpsH gene encoding 30S ribosomal protein S8 translates to MVNDPIGDFIIQLKNASAVKKKNIIVPYSKFKFEVAQKLEKEGYLKAVTKRGKKARKCVEVEIVYDNDDESKIHGVSRISKPSRRIYQSVSEIRPVLRGKGNLVLSTPKGILTGAEARKKRVGGEVLFKIW
- the rplF gene encoding 50S ribosomal protein L6 yields the protein MSRIGKQPIVIPEKTEVAVSNGSISVKGPLGELSRPMNSNIAVEVKDKKVVVSPLNDTIEARALWGTYASHISNMIRGVNEAFGKKLVVEGIGFKTELEGNVLVLSVGFSHKVRFPIPDGLSVSVEKNTISIQGSNKELVGQFAAEVRSSKKPEPYKGKGIHYEDEVVKRKQGKRAVT
- a CDS encoding 50S ribosomal protein L18, with protein sequence MNKVKEKLQRRARRHARVRAKISGTDARPRLSVFKSNKYFYAQIINDEKGTTLVGMSSSGVKGKTMTEKAKEMGALLAKKAKEKKIKSVVFDKGGFLYTGKIKAFADGARKGGLNF
- a CDS encoding 30S ribosomal protein S5 → MGKHRRVVRRKDRVRSEFDQKIISIRRVTRVVAGGRRFSFSVALVSGNKKGSVGVGIGKASDTALAIEKATRDAKKHMIKVQLSSEQRLPHETEAKYCASNVIIMPAPNRGLAAGGSVRNVLELAGIKNVTAKILSRSKNRLNNARAAIKALSKLQL
- a CDS encoding uL15 family ribosomal protein — its product is MQSNQLQRAHSNKKSVRVGRGGKRGKTSGRGHKGQKAHGGHGIRPAIRDMIKKIPKLRGRGKNIFRSIKTKPAIINLHTIERVFDSGEEVSPKTLVGRGMVKRNKGKLPSVKILGFGELKKKIVVSRCLVSETARGHIEKAGGSIT
- the secY gene encoding preprotein translocase subunit SecY, whose amino-acid sequence is MFEVFLEKVKLIIKDNTLRRRILFVLGALILFRLLATIPIPGIDVIRLEQFFANNQFLGLLNIFSGGGLSNLSIVMLGVAPYITASIIMQLMTIMSSRLKAMYQEEGEAGKKKFSQYSRLLTVPLAFVQGFAFLTLLSRQGIVPDLGLFGMLTNVLIIAAGSILLMWIGELITEFGIGNGVSLIIFAGIVSGLPTTVSQLIFTFDISQIPLYLGFFVVGLLIIAGVVIVTEAERPIPITYAKRVRGMKVYGGISTYLPLRVNQAGVIPIIFALSILLFPQMILQFLENVNSAIISAVSSVFLNILANGFVYSLLYFVLVFMFTYFYTAVTFDPDSIATNLQKSGAFIPGVRPGKTTAQYIGKILTRITLVGAVFLGAIAVLPLAMQAITGITALAIGGTALLIAVSVILDLVRKVDSQISMREY